From a single Atribacterota bacterium genomic region:
- a CDS encoding type IV pilus twitching motility protein PilT codes for MNINELLKQTNDLEASDLHITVGVPPTLRINGFLSTLDYPQLKETDTYEMLYSIMNDEQKKKFEKVKEIDFSVELRNVARFRVNVFLHRRGIGGAFRLIPDKIKSLEELGLPGSLEDFTKKSKGLILVTGPTGSGKSTTIASMVDLINENNRLHIITIEDPIEFIHKHKNCIIDQREIGLHTNSFSYALRSALREDPDVILVGEMRDLETIAMAVTAAETGHLVFSTLHTNSAAETVERIIDVFPTHQQRQIRVQLAESLRAVISQTLVPNIDETCRVPVVEIMQANPAIRNIIREERIHMIPSTIQSSKQQGMQSTDQCLRELYHNHIISREVALSKAVDQKYVVSY; via the coding sequence ATGAATATTAATGAACTGCTAAAACAAACTAACGATTTGGAAGCTTCTGATTTGCATATTACAGTAGGAGTCCCTCCTACACTGAGAATTAATGGTTTCCTGTCTACCCTTGATTATCCCCAGTTGAAAGAAACTGATACCTATGAAATGCTTTACAGTATAATGAATGATGAACAGAAAAAAAAGTTTGAAAAAGTTAAGGAAATTGATTTTTCTGTGGAATTAAGGAATGTTGCCCGTTTTCGTGTAAATGTTTTTCTGCATAGAAGAGGGATAGGGGGAGCTTTTCGTTTAATTCCGGATAAGATTAAATCTTTGGAAGAATTAGGATTACCCGGGAGCTTAGAAGATTTTACAAAAAAGTCAAAAGGCTTGATTTTGGTAACCGGGCCTACCGGAAGTGGTAAGTCAACAACAATTGCAAGTATGGTTGACCTTATTAATGAGAATAATAGGTTGCATATTATAACAATAGAGGATCCTATTGAATTTATTCATAAACATAAAAACTGCATAATTGACCAAAGGGAAATAGGCTTGCACACAAATTCTTTTTCTTACGCTCTCAGAAGTGCCTTAAGAGAAGATCCGGATGTTATCCTGGTGGGTGAAATGAGAGATTTAGAAACAATAGCCATGGCAGTTACTGCAGCAGAAACCGGCCATTTGGTCTTTTCAACTTTACATACCAACAGTGCTGCCGAAACCGTAGAAAGGATTATTGATGTTTTTCCTACACATCAGCAAAGACAAATAAGAGTTCAATTAGCAGAATCATTGCGGGCAGTTATATCACAGACACTGGTACCTAATATTGATGAAACCTGTAGAGTACCAGTGGTAGAAATAATGCAAGCCAATCCTGCTATTCGAAATATTATCCGGGAAGAAAGAATCCACATGATTCCATCTACTATTCAGAGTTCCAAACAACAGGGAATGCAGTCAACAGATCAATGTCTACGGGAGTTATACCATAATCATATAATTTCCAGAGAAGTAGCGTTATCAAAAGCTGTTGATCAAAAATATGTAGTGTCTTATTAG
- the hisS gene encoding histidine--tRNA ligase: protein MLSRAPKGTNDILPNQIDYWYYVEDIIKDVLQTYGYREIRTPAFEHTELFVRGIGETTDIVNKEMFTFQDKKGRSLTLRPEGTAPVVRAYLEHNLVRENPLVKLFYLGSMFRCEKPQAGRYRQFNQFGLEAIGSQSPLIDAEIIEASLAIYKRLGLSKLNLVINSVGCRECRPKYLSELKGYFQDKKELLCPDCRDRYDKNPLRILDCKNTQCRMQIEKSPTIFDFLCQDCQDHFQRLTEYLDVLGIAYQINPLLVRGLDYYTKTAFEIISGELGSQNAVGGGGRYDYLVRELGGKDTPAVGFAAGIERIIATMEKQKVKIPVWAGIKVFVATVSSEDIPAAFKIINNLRENGISTETDYLNKSLKAQMRLANKLNVSYVLIVGQEELAEQKITIKNMTDGHQQAVPLKEISSYISNK, encoded by the coding sequence GTGTTATCAAGAGCACCCAAAGGAACCAATGACATATTACCAAATCAGATAGATTATTGGTACTATGTTGAAGATATTATAAAAGATGTATTACAAACTTACGGGTATCGTGAAATAAGGACCCCTGCTTTTGAACATACAGAGTTGTTTGTTCGGGGAATCGGTGAAACAACGGATATTGTAAATAAGGAAATGTTTACATTTCAGGATAAAAAAGGGCGTAGTCTAACATTGCGTCCCGAAGGTACGGCACCTGTAGTAAGGGCATATCTTGAACATAATTTAGTGCGTGAAAATCCGTTAGTAAAATTATTCTATCTTGGTAGTATGTTCAGGTGTGAAAAGCCACAGGCAGGAAGATACAGGCAATTTAACCAGTTTGGCCTTGAGGCAATCGGCTCACAATCACCCCTGATTGATGCCGAGATTATTGAAGCTTCTCTGGCAATATATAAAAGATTGGGATTATCAAAACTTAATCTTGTGATTAACAGTGTAGGTTGTCGGGAATGCCGGCCTAAATATTTAAGTGAATTAAAAGGGTATTTTCAGGATAAAAAAGAATTATTATGCCCGGATTGCCGGGACAGATATGATAAAAACCCCTTGAGAATACTGGATTGTAAAAATACTCAATGCAGGATGCAGATTGAAAAAAGCCCGACCATTTTTGATTTTCTCTGTCAGGATTGCCAGGATCATTTTCAGAGATTAACTGAATATTTGGATGTGCTCGGAATTGCCTACCAGATAAATCCCTTATTAGTCAGAGGGCTGGACTATTATACAAAAACTGCATTTGAAATTATATCAGGTGAACTTGGTTCTCAAAATGCTGTAGGGGGCGGAGGCAGATACGACTATCTTGTAAGAGAATTAGGCGGAAAAGATACCCCGGCTGTGGGTTTTGCTGCTGGAATAGAAAGAATAATAGCCACTATGGAAAAACAGAAAGTAAAAATCCCGGTCTGGGCAGGAATAAAAGTTTTTGTTGCTACAGTCAGTTCCGAGGATATACCGGCTGCCTTTAAGATTATAAACAACCTCAGGGAAAATGGAATCAGTACTGAGACTGATTATCTGAATAAAAGTTTAAAAGCACAGATGAGGTTAGCAAATAAGTTAAATGTTTCATATGTATTGATTGTCGGACAGGAAGAATTGGCAGAACAGAAAATCACTATTAAAAATATGACAGATGGACATCAGCAAGCAGTTCCTCTAAAGGAAATATCGTCATATATTAGTAATAAATAA
- a CDS encoding type IV pilus twitching motility protein PilT → MDYKIQDILIQAKEKGASDVHLNIGIPPVFRLNGKMTKTEFPVLKPEDVHKMIYSIIFEKQKKDFEKDKQLDFSYEIEGVSRFRINIFRHRLGEAAVIRLIPTEILSVEQLGLPDVITTLTEKDKGIVLVTGPTGSGKSTTLAALIDIINIKRYEHIISIEDPIEFIHQHKNCVISQREIGEHADSFASALRVALREDPDVILVGEMRDLETISMALRAAETGHLVFSTLHTNSAADTIERIINAFPAHQQGQARLQLAGSIEAVIAQTLIPTADGQGRIAAMELMLATPAIRNLIRDEKIHQIPSTIQISRKIGMQSLDQSLKDLLMQGKITREAAIKKALNKNAFIEYAGL, encoded by the coding sequence ATGGACTATAAAATTCAAGATATTTTGATTCAGGCAAAAGAAAAAGGTGCATCAGATGTTCACTTGAATATAGGAATCCCCCCGGTTTTCCGCTTGAACGGCAAGATGACCAAAACAGAATTTCCTGTTTTGAAGCCTGAAGATGTACATAAAATGATATACAGTATAATATTCGAAAAACAAAAAAAGGATTTTGAAAAAGATAAACAGCTTGATTTTTCATACGAGATAGAAGGTGTTTCCAGATTCCGTATTAATATTTTTCGGCATCGTTTAGGAGAAGCAGCAGTTATCAGACTTATCCCCACAGAGATATTATCTGTTGAGCAATTAGGATTACCTGATGTGATAACAACCTTAACAGAAAAGGATAAAGGAATAGTATTAGTTACCGGCCCAACTGGTAGCGGAAAATCTACAACACTCGCAGCATTGATTGACATTATAAATATAAAACGATATGAACACATTATTTCTATTGAAGATCCGATAGAGTTTATTCATCAGCATAAAAATTGTGTTATTTCTCAAAGAGAAATTGGAGAACATGCAGATTCTTTTGCCAGTGCCTTAAGAGTTGCATTAAGAGAAGATCCTGATGTTATACTGGTTGGGGAGATGAGGGACCTGGAAACAATATCAATGGCCCTCAGAGCAGCAGAAACAGGACATCTGGTATTTTCAACCTTGCATACCAATAGTGCTGCTGATACTATTGAGAGAATTATCAATGCTTTTCCCGCTCATCAGCAGGGTCAAGCCCGTCTGCAGTTGGCTGGTTCGATTGAAGCAGTAATTGCCCAAACTCTTATCCCGACAGCTGATGGACAGGGAAGAATAGCGGCGATGGAGTTAATGCTGGCAACACCGGCTATACGTAATTTAATAAGAGATGAAAAGATACATCAAATACCATCAACTATCCAGATAAGTAGAAAAATTGGAATGCAAAGCCTGGATCAGTCTTTAAAAGACCTGTTAATGCAGGGTAAAATTACCCGCGAGGCTGCTATAAAAAAGGCACTAAATAAAAACGCTTTTATTGAATATGCAGGGCTTTAG
- the metK gene encoding methionine adenosyltransferase, with the protein MKNNYLFTSESVTEGHPDKIADQISDAILDDLYRQDKESRVAVETLVSTGLVLVAGQISTNGYADITKVVRDTIREIGYTRAKYGFDCDTCAVLTSIEEQSPDIALGVNCAWEIREEKSVPEKDRIASTGAGDQGMMFGYACRETPELMPMPISLAHKLTSKLAYVRKKKIIPYLRPDGKSQVTVQYLDGKPQRIEAIVIAAQHHPNVKLEIIRDDIIENVIKEVIPEKYIDKNTKYYINSTGRFVVGGPQADTGLTGRKIIVDTYGGVGSHGGGCFSGKDPTKVDRSGSYIARYIAKNIVAAGIAEKCEIEIAYAIGVANPISIMVDTFNTGKIPQPQIIDIIKRHFDLRPAAIIETLKLRRPIYKQTAAYGHFGREIEDFTWEKLDKVDDLKGEI; encoded by the coding sequence TTGAAAAACAATTATCTTTTTACTTCAGAGTCAGTAACTGAAGGTCATCCGGATAAAATTGCTGATCAGATTTCTGATGCAATTCTTGATGATTTATACAGACAGGACAAGGAATCCAGGGTAGCTGTGGAAACATTAGTTTCAACGGGTTTAGTATTGGTAGCAGGACAGATCAGCACAAATGGTTATGCGGATATTACCAAAGTTGTTCGTGATACAATAAGAGAAATTGGCTATACCCGGGCAAAATATGGTTTTGACTGTGATACCTGTGCGGTACTGACTTCAATTGAAGAGCAATCACCGGACATAGCTCTGGGTGTAAATTGTGCCTGGGAAATCAGGGAAGAAAAAAGTGTTCCCGAAAAAGACCGGATCGCATCTACCGGTGCCGGTGACCAGGGAATGATGTTTGGTTACGCCTGTCGGGAAACACCCGAACTTATGCCGATGCCAATATCATTGGCTCATAAGCTTACCAGTAAGCTTGCTTATGTAAGAAAGAAAAAAATAATACCATACTTAAGACCTGACGGTAAATCCCAAGTGACAGTTCAGTATCTGGATGGTAAACCCCAGAGGATAGAAGCAATTGTCATTGCTGCTCAACATCATCCAAATGTAAAATTAGAGATTATCAGGGATGATATTATTGAAAATGTCATAAAAGAGGTTATTCCTGAAAAATATATTGATAAAAATACCAAATATTATATAAATTCTACTGGTAGATTTGTAGTAGGCGGACCGCAGGCTGATACCGGACTTACCGGCCGTAAAATAATTGTTGATACATATGGTGGAGTCGGTAGCCATGGCGGTGGCTGTTTTTCCGGAAAAGATCCTACAAAAGTAGACCGTTCTGGAAGTTATATTGCCAGGTATATTGCAAAAAATATCGTGGCTGCTGGTATCGCTGAAAAATGCGAAATCGAAATAGCTTATGCCATTGGGGTAGCAAATCCCATATCGATAATGGTAGATACATTCAATACAGGGAAAATACCACAACCACAGATTATTGATATAATCAAAAGACATTTTGATTTAAGACCTGCCGCAATTATTGAAACTCTTAAGTTAAGAAGACCTATATATAAACAAACAGCTGCATATGGCCATTTCGGTAGAGAAATAGAGGATTTTACCTGGGAAAAATTAGATAAAGTCGATGATTTAAAAGGAGAAATATAG